Proteins encoded by one window of Sandaracinaceae bacterium:
- a CDS encoding LLM class flavin-dependent oxidoreductase has protein sequence MTKVQGNQAPGLRLRLDRRGVGLGAFSPLAWIGAQATKIKLSTGIRQIPGRSPISTAMATVTMDALSRAASSLGLPNGGLVVRRAGTVGPAAETLTWVRNYVTIVRQIFKREGAAFEFDGVMDPLGTGSAIQGKPLKSILQHATSPHLRGRAGAGGAKEQAGELLVTASC, from the coding sequence GTGACTAAGGTGCAAGGAAACCAGGCGCCTGGGTTACGACTCCGTCTGGACCGCCGAGGCGTGGGGCTCGGTGCGTTCTCGCCGTTGGCTTGGATCGGGGCACAGGCCACCAAGATCAAGCTTAGCACCGGCATCAGGCAGATCCCCGGGCGCTCGCCGATTAGCACCGCCATGGCGACTGTGACCATGGACGCGCTCAGCAGAGCCGCTTCATCGCTGGGCCTCCCCAATGGCGGCCTGGTGGTGCGGAGGGCTGGCACGGTCGGGCCAGCAGCCGAGACGCTCACGTGGGTGCGAAATTACGTGACCATCGTGCGCCAGATCTTCAAGCGCGAAGGCGCCGCTTTCGAGTTCGACGGCGTGATGGATCCTTTGGGAACCGGCAGCGCAATTCAGGGCAAGCCGCTGAAGAGCATCCTGCAACATGCAACGTCCCCCCATCTACGTGGGCGCGCTGGCGCAGGAGGCGCAAAAGAGCAGGCCGGTGAGCTGTTGGTGACCGCCTCCTGCTGA